A single region of the Serinus canaria isolate serCan28SL12 chromosome 11, serCan2020, whole genome shotgun sequence genome encodes:
- the IRX6 gene encoding iroquois-class homeodomain protein IRX-6, with amino-acid sequence MSFSQFGYPYSTTSQFFVPASPSTTCCEAAPRSGPDASSAPAAASLCCAPYESRLLAPGRAELNAALGMYSAPYAAGQGYGNYLPYGAEPAALYTALNPQYEIKDGAGTLHSGIAQPATYYSYDHSLGQYQYDRYGTVDFGGSARRKNATRETTSTLKTWLYEHRKNPYPTKGEKIMLAIITKMTLTQVSTWFANARRRLKKENKMTWSPKNKAGEERKEETPREEDEYSAEGEGREQKSYKEDKDLRFSDLEEEEEEEEEEEAGKPEKGRTSSLQEAPSLGAALPEAPRSDCSLPGPFHAFPCAKAPAADFAPASLVGPPPPYAPAEKPRIWSLARTAGASAVRRGSPEGRGAEGGGGAAGEQPLPAKAFRSSAFNLQPLPRSCASHRGLGEPCQFAAAGEGFGRGAKGGPGGTELGGTCLDRLRTAFRPVLRR; translated from the exons ATGTCTTTCTCTCAGTTCGGATACCCCTACAGCACCACTTCACAG TTCTTCGTGCCCGCCAGCCCCAGCACGACCTGCTGCGAGGCCGCTCCCCGCTCCGGGCCGGATGCCTCCTCGGCGCCGGCCGCCGCCTCCCTGTGCTGCGCCCCGTACGAGAGCCGGCTGCTGGCGCCCGGCCGCGCCGAGCTCAATGCCGCGCTGGGCATGTACAGCGCCCCGTACGCCGCCGGCCAGGGCTACGGCAACTACCTGCCCTACGGCGCCGAGCCCGCCGCGCTCTACACCGCGCTG AACCCCCAGTATGAAATCAAAGACGGCGCCGGCACGTTGCACTCGGGAATCGCGCAGCCCGCTACCTACTACTCCTACGATCATTCCTTGGGGCAGTACCAGTACGACAG GTACGGGACGGTAGATTTCGGTGGTTCAGCCAGACGCAAAAATGCAACGCGAGAAACGACGAGTACTCTCAAGACCTGGCTGTACGAGCACCGCAAAAACCCCTACCCCAccaaaggagagaaaatcatGCTGGCTATCATCACTAAAATGACCCTGACGCAAGTGTCCACTTGGTTTGCTAACGCCAGACGAAGgcttaagaaagaaaacaaaatgaccTGGTCTCCCAAGAACAAAGCCggggaagagaggaaagaagaaacccCGAGGGAAGAGGATGAATACAGTGCGGAGGGTGAAGGCAGAG agcagaagagctACAAGGAGGACAAGGACCTGCGGTTCAGCgacctggaggaggaggaagaggaggaggaggaggaggaggcggggAAGCCGGAGAAGGGCCGgaccagctccctgcaggaagcCCCCAGCCTGGGCGCGGCGCTGCCCGAGGCTCCGCGGAGCGACTGCAGCCTGCCCGGCCCCTTCCACGCCTTTCCTTGTGCCAAGGCCCCCGCCGCGGACTTCGCCCCCGCCTCCTTGGTCGGCCCGCCGCCGCCCTACGCGCCCGCGGAGAAGCCGCGCATCTGGTCGCTGGCGCGCACCGCCGGGGCCAGCGCCGTGCGCAGGGGCAGCCCCGAGGGCCGCGGCGCGGAgggaggcggcggcgcggcgggggaGCAACCCCTGCCCGCCAAGGCCTTCCGGAGCTCCGCTTTCAACCTGCAGCCGCTCCCGCGAAGCTGCGCGTCCCACCGCGGCCTGGGGGAGCCGTGCCAGTTCGCGGCGGCGGGCGAAG GGTTCGGGCGGGGCGCCAAGGGCGGCCCGGGAGGCACCGAGCTGGGTGGGACATGCCTGGACAGGCTGCGGACGGCGTTCCGGCCCGTGCTGCGGAGGTGA